TGTCGACTTCGATGTCGGCGACTGGCTCGACCGCGCGCTCGAGCAGGGCCTTCGCGGCTGCTGGATCCGGGAACTGCGGGCTGGCCTCGACGATGAATCCGAGGCTGTCGAGGTCGTTCATGCTGGCCTGGTAGACCAGCGCGCCGGTGGGACCGCTGACGACCCCGCGCTCTCCGGGGGTCTTCACGCCGAGGTCGTCCAGTCGGGAGCCGGCGTCGCCGGTCGCGATCCCGAAGACGTCGGTCGTCTCCTGATCGCGTCGCTGTGTGCCGGTGACGAACAGCGGCAGCGCGTCGACCTCGGCGAACCAGCCGGTCACGCAACTGGCGAACTCCTCGGCGGCCGACGGCGAGATGGGGATGTCGCTCTGGAGGACGAGTAAGTTGCGCCGTTCGTCGGCGTGGATCCTGACTGGTGGTTCGACCCCGTGGCCATCGGCGTCGTAGACCGCGACCTCCGGCAGCCCCTTGCAGTGGCAGGACGCGTAGTGGGCCATCTCGAAGGCGTCGACGAGGTGATCGACGGCGATCTTGCCGACGAGGCCAAGCCCGGGGAGGCCTTCGACCAGTACCGGGTCCTCGAGTTCGATGTCCTCGCGGTGGATGCTGACGTGTGCCATAGCTCTGCCAACGCGAGACAGGGGTTTACCGTTTGGCCTACTCGCCACCGGTAGCTTCGAAACCCACAAAGTCCGACCCCGCCTACCGCTCGCCAATGGACGACGTTCTCGCACGGTACGAACCCATCGTCGACGATTTCGAGGCCTTTCGGGCGGCCTGCGAGCGACCGCTGCCGTCGGCGATCCGGGTCAACACGATCAAGACCACCGTCGAACGGGCCCGCCGCGGGTTGGAGGAGGCCGACCTCGCGGCCGAGCCGGTCGAGTGGCACCCCGGACTCTTTCGGCTCCCCGAGGACCAGCCCGGCGCGAACTGGCCGTACACCCACGGCTGGATCCACGGCCAGGAGGAAGTCTCTGCCGTGCCCGCGGCGGTGCTCGAACCACAGCCGGGCGAGCGCGTCTGGGACGCCTGTGCCGCGCCCGGGAGCAAGACCACCCAGCTCGCAGCACTGATGGACGACTCCGGGCTCGTGGTCGCAACCGACAACAACCTCGGGCGACTCTCGGCGCTGCGCTCGAACACCGAGCGCCTCGGCGCGACGTGCGTCGCCGTCACCAACGAGGACGCGCGCAATCACTCGCTGAAACCCTTCGGCGGGATGGAGTACGACCGCGCGCTCGTCGACGTGCCCTGCTCGTGTGAGGGGACGATCCGCAAGAACCCCGACACGCTCGAGGAGTGGACGCTCGATCACGTCGAGGGAATCTCCGGCGTGCAGAAGGGGATCCTCACCCGGGCGATCAAGGCCACCCGCGAGGGCGGCACGGTCGTCTACTCGACGTGTACGTTCGCGCCCGAGGAGAACGAGGCCGTGCTGGATCACGTCCTCGACTCCGGGGAGTGTCGACTGGTCGAGTTCGACCTCTCCCTGGAGTCGCGGCCCGGCGTCACCGAGTGGCAGGGTCGGGAGTTCGATCCCGCGGTCGCACAGGCAAAGCGGATCTATCCACACCACAACGACACTGGCGGGTTCTTCGTCGCGAAACTGGAGGTGACGGCATGAGCGACGACGACGACACTAGGGCGGACAACGTCAGCACGCGCTTCGACCGCCTTCCAGAGCGCGAGGCCGACCGCGAGGTCGCGGGGCGACCGTCCCGCGAGGCCGTCCTCGACTTCTGGGACGATCGCTTCGGGGTCGATCCCGCAGTCTTCGAGGGCTACACCTTCTGGGAGCGAGGCAACGGCAAGATCTGGGCCTTTGCGGGTGAGCTGGAGACACCGGTCGACATCGAAGCCCTGGGGATGTCGTTCATGCGGACGCGCCAGGAACACTGGAAGCCGACGACCGAGGCCGTCCAGCGCTTCGGCAACCACGCGAGTCGAAACGTGATCGACCTCTCCCGGAGCGAGGCGGAGGCGTTGCTCGCAGGCCACAGCCAGGAGATAGAGTGGGGCGGCGATTGGGGCTATCTGATCGCCAGCCACGAAATCGCGGGCGCGTCCGAACCGATCGGCGTCGGGCTGTACGTCCACGGCGAACTCCGCTCACAGATTCCCAAGGGACGCCGACGGGAGTTCGGCGACTAGCCGGCACGTCGGGACGCTCCCCGTCGTCAATCACCACAGCGTAGACTCCGGAGGATGAATAGTCTTGCCAGGCAGCTGTCCGCGCCGAGTCGAGTACGTACCTTCTAAGTACAGCGGCGCGGACGAACTGGTATGCACGCGACAGCGAAGGCCCATCCGATCCAGGGACTCGTCAAGTACCACGGGATGCGCGATCCGGAGTTCCGCAACCCCTACCACGACAGCATCAGCGTCTGCACGGCGTCGAGTCACACCAAGACGACGGTCGAATTCGACGAGAGTCTCGACGGCGACACCTACGTGGTCGACGGCGAGGTCGTCGACGGTCGCGGTGCCGAGCGCATCGAGAAGGTCGTCGATCACGTCCGCGAGCGCGCCGGCATCGACGCGCCGATCCGCGTCGAGAGCGAGAACTCCTTCCCGACGAACATCGGCTTTGGCTCCTCGGCCTCCGGGTTCGCCGCGCTGGCGACCGCCGCCACCGACGCCGCCGGCCTGGATCTCACCCACCCCGAGATCTCGGCGATCGCCCGGCGCGGGTCTGCCTCGGCCGCCCGTGCCGTCACTGGCGGCTTCTCACACCTCTTTTCCGGATACAACGACCGGGACTGTCGCTCCGAGCGGATCGAGACCGATCTCGAAGACGACCTGCACATCGTCGCCGGGATGGTCCCGTCCTACAAGGAGACCGAAGCCGCTCACGCCGAAGCCGAAGACAGCCACATGTTCGACGCGCGGATGGCCCATATCCACGAGCAGATCGACCAGATGACCGACGCGCTTCGCGAGGCGGACTTCGGGCGCGCATTCGAACTGGCCGAACACGACTCGCTGTCGCTTGCCGCCACGACGATGACCGGGCCTGCGGGCTGGGTCTACTGGCAGCCCCGGACGATCGAGATCTTCAACACCGTTCGCGAACTCCGCGAGGAGGGCGTCGACGCCTACTTCTCGGTCGACACCGGCGCGAGCGTCTACGTCAACACCACCGAGGCGGACGTCGACCGCGTGATCGAGGCCGTCTCGGACTGCGGTGTCGACACGCGCCACTGGACTGTCGGCGGTCCCGCACAGGTGCTCGACGAGGACGAGGCGCTGTTCTGACCCATATTGGCCGGCCAAGCAGACCCCGGTCCTTACTTCGGTCCGGGCCGTAGCCGGGGTATGCGAGTCGCTGTCTTCGGTGGCGGATACGCCGGCCTCCCGCTCGTTCGCGCGCTCGAACGCACCCTCCCCGAGGAGGACGAGATCGTCCTGGTCGACGCGAGTTCGACCCACACGGTGAGACACGAAGTCCACCGCGTCATCAGACGCCCCTCGATCGCCGAGGACATCGCCATTCCTTTCGAGGACCTCCTCGACCGGGCCGACCACCGCCAGCAGCAGGTCGACGAGATCGATCCCGAGGCCAGGACGGCGACGTTCGCGGATGGCGACACCCTCGAGTTCGACGCCGGTGCGATCTGTCTCGGTGTCGAGACCGAGTTCTACGACCTGCCGGGCGTCCGCGAGCACGCCACCCCCCTCCGAACGATCGAGCACGCCGAGCAGATCCACGAACAGTTTCACGAGACCGTCCCCGCAGACGGCCACGTCGTCGTCGGCGGCGCCGGACTCTCTGGGATCCAGGTCGCCGGCGAGATACGAGCGCTGGCCGACAACCGGGGCGAGGGCGTGACCGTCACGCTGCTCGAACAGGCGGCGACCATCGCACCTTCGTTCCCGGCCGACATCCGCGAGGCGCTCCGGGACGAACTGGACGCGCAGGGGATCGATGTCCGGACGAACGCGACGGTCGAGCGCGCCGACGACGCGACGATCGAACTGGCCGAAGACGACGGGATCGAGTACGACCAGTTCGTCTGGACCGGGGGCATCCGTTCGACTCGGGCTGTCGGGACGGGGCGTCCTCAGGTGCCGAGCACGCTCAGGCTCACAGACCGGGTGTTCGCGTTCGGCGACGCCGCGCGCGTGGTCGACGTCGACGGCCGCGGCGCACCGGCCACAGCCCACACGGCCGTCAGACAAGCACCCGTCGCGGCCGAGAACATCCGACGACTGCTCGAATACGATCGTACCGGAGACGGCGGCTTCGAACCCAGGCTGAAGCGATACGACTACGACCAGCTGGGCTGGCTGGTCAGCGTCGGCGACGGTGCGGTCGCGAAGGTCGGCCCGCAGATCCTCAGGGGGAAAGCCGCGGTCGCTGTCAAGCGGTCGGTCGGCGCGGGCTATCTGACCTCGGTGGGTGCGGTCAGCAAGGCGGTCGACCTCGTGCGAGAGGAGTTCGACCTCGGCACGAAGAGTGACGATCCAGACAGTGAGCCCGAAGCGCTCGACGTGAGCGACGAGCGCGAAGAGTAGCTACTCCTCGGCCTGTTCGAGCGCGACCTGTGGCGTCGTCCAGATGACGAACTCCTCGTCGCGTTCGATGACGCCCTTGATCGACTTGCGATCCAGCGGCGATTCTTTGACCTCCGATTCGGTGATCGGGAGGACCTGCCGGACCTCGTCGACGATCCAGCCGGCGTGACCCTGATCCTCGAACGTGTTGGCGTCGAAGACGACGATCAGTTGTTCGTCGTTGGTCTGTTCGATGTCGAGAGCGATTTTCGGGTCGAGGATCGTCGTGATCTGCCCGCGCAGGTCGACGACGCCGTGGACGTGCTCAGGCGTGTTCGGGACGCGCGTCACGCTCTCCTCTTTGACGATCTCCTCGACGTACTCGATGTCCAGACAGTAGTGCTCCTCGCCCAGCCGGAACTCCAGCACGCGGATCTCCTCTTCCTGTTCGGCTTCCGCCTCTCCCTCCTCGGCGTCACCCGACGTGTCAGCGGTCGCCGCGTTCGCCCGTTGCTCGTCTTCGTCGACTTCGAAGGCTGCTGCCGCAGAGGCCGCCGCGGCTGCGGTCTGTGTCGTCTCAACGTCTTCGCCGTCAGTCGAGACCTGCTTGGTCGAGGCCGATCCCGTCGTCTCGGTGTCTCCGTCTTCGAACCATTCGTCGGTCGACGCCGGTCCTTCGATCTCCGACCCGTCGGCTGTGCCCGCGTCGGACGACGTAGCTTCGGCCGATACAGCGCCGGTCTGTGATCCATCGCCGTTGGTCGTCCCCGTGGGCGGCTCCGGTTCGGTCCTCCCAGCGGATTGCTCGGTGTCGACTGTCGACTGGTCGCTTACGGGTACTTCGGTCGACTGATCGGTCGCAGTGGTCTCGACCGGGTCGGCTGCCTCGTCTTCGGCACCCGATTGGCCGTCTTCGGGAGTCGATTCTTCCTCGGGGTCGCCGCCGCGGCGGCCCTCTCGCATCTGTCGGATCCGTCGTGCTCTGTCCATGCGTTCGTCGTCGCTCATAGTGTCACCTCGTGGTCCGCGCGTCGCGTCTCGGTTTCGAACCGCTGCTCGAAGCTGTCGGCGATGTCCAGAAAGACGTCGGCCATGTCGACCGACTCCCCGAAGGCGAACACGGAGTTGCCGGCCGAGAACGCCCGCTGGAGGGCCACGCGCTTGCGGACCTCCCAGACCGGGAAGTCGTCGAAGACCTCGTTGAGCCACTCCAGCATCACCCGGTCCTCGTTTGTCTTCTCGACGCGATTGGCGACGACGCCCATCGTCTCGACAGTGATCCCCGTCTGGCCTTCCAGAGCCGCCAGCTGGTCGATCAGCAGCTCGATCGCCCGCTCTGAGGTCGCCTCCGTCAGCGCCGGGATCAGGACGTGCTGGGCCGCGTAGATTCCCGTGTCCGTCAGCTTGCCGTAGAACGGCGGCGAGTCGATGATGACGTAGTCGTAGTCGTGTTCGACGGCGTCGAGGACGTCGTCCAGCACCGTCAGTGCGTGCGGGCCGGTGACGCCCTCGGGCCTGACGTTGATCGCCAGCGAGGCCAGTTCGCTGGGATCGATCGTCGACTTCGGATCGCTCTTGACCCGGGCGATCAGGTCCGCGATGGTCAGTTCGTGCTCGGCCTGTAGCAGGTCGATGTTGCTCGGCAGGACGTCCATCTCCTCGTGCTCGACGACGAGGTCGTTGACCAGGTGGCGCTTGCGGTGGTCGGTCAGGACGTCGAAGAACGTCGGCGGGTCCTTGTCGTAGGCGTCCAGTAGACCCAGACCCTCCGTTGCATTACCCTGGGGGTCGAGGTCGACGAACAGCACGTCGTGGCCGCGCTCGTTGAGCGCGCCGGCGACGTTGATCGCGATCGTCGTCTTGCCCGTCCCGCCTTTGGCGTTGGTCACGCAGACCCGTGGGGCCGTCCAATCGGTGCTCATTTGGACTGTTGGCCTACACTCTGGTTCGACGCGTTATAAAAATACGCTCCGGCCTATCAAATCAGAAAATCGGACGATCGCCCGCTCTCGACGCCCGATCACAGTCACCGTCGCTCTTCGAGCAGCCGCGAACTAACGACGAAGACGCTGGTCAGCACCAGCAGGAGTTGCTGGCCGGAGTCGACGATCGGAAAGATCCGCTCGACGCTGCCAGATTCGCCGCCAGTCTCGGAGGGACTGGGATCGAAGCCGGTCTGGAAACGGTCGCCGACATCGTCGGTCGAACCGACCGCTACTTGCCCGGAGTCCGGCGAGGTGGCCGGTGATTGGTCTGGCGATTCGGTCGGCGACAGATCGACGAACGTCTGGATCAGTCCCTCCTTGGTCGAGATCCGAATGTGACCGTTTAGCTGGTAGAACTGGTCGTGAAGCGGGTAGAACAGATTGACGCCGTTCATGAACAGGTCCGGCCCGATCCCGGCGAAGGTGATCGCGGCGACGGCGACCCAGGCGGTTCTGACGCCGTCGGTACCGAACCGCTGGCCGATGCTGGACTGCTCTCGAAATCGCGTGTCGTAGACGAGCACACCGATCAGTATCAGGGGCAACAGGAGAGTGTGGAAGGCCGCGCGGTGTGCGCCGACGATCCACCAGCCGACGAAGACGTCGAAGTCGACGAGAATCACCGCCCCGACGACGACCGCGAGCGATCGAACGCCGAAGGAGTCGCGCAATAACGCGACCGCGATCAACCCGGCGAGCGCGACGTGAACGACCGTCGAAACCATGCCTGGAGCCTGGTCACGAACGAGTAAATCCCTTCTGTCGGTTCGACGGTCGTCGAAGTCGTGTTCGACAATACTTATTCGGCCGGCTGCGAAGTAGTGGACATGGACGTCGACGCAGACGCACGCCGGCGACTGGCCGAGCGCATCGCCGGCGAGATCACGCTCAGCGAGGACGCCGGAGCGACCCTCCGAAAGTGGCGAACCGACTTCGAGATCAGCCAGACCGAGCTTGCAGATCAATTAGACATCTCTTCGTCGGTGGTCTCCGACTACGAGAGCGGCCGCCGCGCGAATCCGGGAACGGGCGTCATCGAGCGCCTCGTCACGGGACTGCTGGACGTCGACGAGCGCCGCGGCGGGAGTCGAATCCGCCAGCACGCCCGCGTGCTCACGGCGGGGTTCGACCGCGAGGTCGTCCACGAACTCCGGGAGTACCCGGCGACGATCGACCTCGATCGGTACTACGAGACCATCGGCGCGACCGAACTCGTCCGTGGCACCCAGGACACCATCGCCGGCCACACGATCATCGACTCCATCGCGGCGATCACTCGCCTCTCCAGCGAGGAGTTCTACCGGCTGTACGGCCAGAGCGCCAACCGCGCGCTGGTCTTCGGCGGTGTCACCCGCGGAGAGTCACCGCTTGTCGCGATGCGCGTCGTCAATCCCACGCCGAACGTGGTCGTCCTCCAGGGGATCGACCCCGATGACGTCTGGGAGCACGCTGGCGACCTCGCCCGGATCGACGGCTTCTCGCTGGCGGTGGTCGACGCCGATCTGGAGACGACACTCGAACGGCATCACGAGTTGCCCTGACAGAGAGTGGCATAGACTAGTTCATAAGGGGCTTTTCAGGCGTATCGGAAACGAATTGTCTGTTCAGTGTATTCTGCGTACTGAACGAACTACGATCGATGCTTCGGGGTTAATACAGCTCAAGTAAGCGTAATATCACGCTTGTACATGGCCCCCACATGATTGATAAACTGACTAACCAATGAGTACTTGATCGAAAGCGGCCATATCAGTTATGTAATAATATTTGGATCCAATTTGAATTGCGATGCTGTTTGGGCGATTATTCCGATCATCGGCGGGTACGCGGTCAGCAATTGTTTCGAGAAGTGTTCCAAACTCACTTGCCCCCTCATCTGAACATGTTTTTGCCGCTTGATTTTCTATTGCGAATTCAATTATCAGTCGAGACGTGTTTGAAAAGGAATTGTATTTGACTATTTTTGTTGAATTTCTCACAGAATCATAATCTTCAGACAACACAAGAGAACCGCCCACTGACTTACATGTGACTGTGCTACTCAACCATTCCGGCGGGTCTTCAGACACCCGATTTGGAGTCCCAGTTGGCTCCCTGTCCGTGGTACATCCAGTCAGAGTGAGTAATGTTGAACAGAAGCCACAAACGAACCACCTTCGATTCATGGTTGGTAGTCGTGACACTCCAAAATAAAATCCATGTACTGTGTGATCCGTGCGTCTCGTGCACTGAGAGAATCAGGGTAACGAAGAACAGTCACGCGAACCATCGTATGACGCTCTCCTAACAGAGAGTCCTGTTGCTACGACTCACAGCGCTGCTGGGTGAACGACGACGTGGCGAATCCGTCGGTTTCGAGTTCTGTGGCGACCGCGTCGGAGAGTCGTTCGTTGTCGTCGTCCGGGTAATCGAGCCAGCCGCCGTCGGTGTGGACACTGCCGTCGACCTCGCCGGCGACGTTGTGCAATAGCGCGTGGGTGACCATCGCGGCACGGAAGGAGACGTCGCCGTCGTAACTCCCGAAGTTCGACCCGTCGAGGATCGAGGCGTGACCGGGCGTCTCGGCGTAGCCGATCGTCTCGTCGTCCTGGATCTGTCCGAGCGTCACCTGATGGTACGTGCAGTATCGATCGCCCAACCGCTGTTCGGTGTAGTAGCGGTCGACCGCCCCCGAGCCGCCGATCGGGACCTCCTCACCGAGCCGCCCGGCACGATCACCCCGGTGGACGAGGTGTAGATCGATCCCGGTCGAGCCGTCGGGGTTCTCGACGGGCATGTTCGACCAGACCTCGCGTAACTGTCGCCGTTCCGCGCTGTCGAGCGGGTCGACGTCCGAGCCGTAGTTGAGCTGGACGTACAGGTCCATCTGTTCGGGATCGGCGTTCGAGAGCGTCGCCCCGCCTGGGGTCTCACCGGCCTCCTCCCAGCTATCGGGCAGCCCGTCGCCGTCGGTGTCGACGCCGGGGTCTTTCTGGGCGAGGTCGCCGTTTCCTCGTCGGACGGCGTCGTCCTCGAACAGCCCGGGTATCTGCCCGGTGTATCGCCCCTCTTTGATGTCAGTCACGACCTCGTCGATCGTCGTGTCCTCGGTCAGCGAGTCCGAGAGGTAGGGGACGAACGCCGCGAACCCGACCATGAAGACGACGGTGAAGATGATCATGAACGCCAGCCCCTTCGTGCGTGGGGAGTTCGGCGTGAGCCGTTCGTACCAGACGGCGATCTTCGACCCGCTGGAGGTGCCGACGGAGGTGAACAGTCTGACGGCCCCGAAGATCAACAGGAAAGTGACCACGAACAGCACGACCATTCCGAGACCGAGTAGCACGGGCTCGGGGATCGGCTGTTCGATTTCGGCCGCTCGCTGGAAGGCTCGACGGGTTGCCCGTGCCGCCCAGAGGATGGCGTCCGGCGCGAGCAACAGGACCAGTGCCGCGCCGACCAGCGCGCCGACGACCAGCCGACGAAAACCTCGCATATCCACGTCTACTAGAGTACAGGATATATCTCCTTCGGCCACGCCAGCACGAAAGCCAGAAGGCCGCGGCGAGAGAACACCGACACATGACCGACTCCGAGCCACCACTCGAACAGTTCCTCGACGACGTCGACACGGCACTCGCAGAGTACGATCAAGGATACGTCGACGCGGACGCGACGCTGCAGGTCGTCCGCTCGCACGTCGAGGACCTGCGCGAGGCCGTCGAGGAGTAACCGGTAGTGGTATCACCTCGGCAGTGACGAAACGCCGAGGTTAAACGGCCCGGCCCGCTAGTCTGGTCTAATGAGCCAAGAGCGGACCGAGGGCGATCTGCGGAACACCGGCCTCTCTCTGAAGCACGACCGCGAGTGGGACTACGAACTGGATCGAATCGTCGAGGAAGTACAGGAGCGCGACGCGACGACCGTCGGCCTGCAGTTTCCCGAAGGGCTGAAACGACGCGGCCCGGCCGTCGCCGACGACCTCCGAGAGGAGCTACCCGACGACGTGAACGTAATGATCTCGGGCCAACCCTGCTACGGTGCCTGTGACCTCGATACGTACCTCATGCGCCGGACGGACGTGTTCGTCCACTTCGGCCACTCCCCGATGAAAGAGAGTGACAAGATCATCTACGTCCCGCTGTTCTCGAATGTGGACGTCTTCCCGATCATGGAGCAGGCTCTCGACGAGGAACTCGTGCCGGCCGAGGACGACGAAGACGTGGGCCTCGTGACGACCGCCCAGCACATGAACAAGTTCGAGGAGATGCGGTCGTGGCTGGAGGAGCGAGGCTACGAGGTCCACACCCGCAAGGGCGACGACCGCTTGACCCACGAGGGCCAGGTCCTGGGCTGTAACTACGCCAGCGCGGACGTCGATGCCGACCAGATCCTCTACGTCGGCGGCGGGAAGTTCCATCCGCTCGGCCTGGCGATGGAACATCCCGACAAGAAGGTCGTCATCGCCGACCCCGTCAACAATTCGGTGACCGTCGCCGACACCGAGCAGTTCATGAAACAGCGCTATGCCTCCGTTCACAAGGCGATGGACGCCGAGGAGTGGGGCGTCATCTTCTGTACGAAGATCGGCCAGGGTCGCTGGGAGATCGCCCAGGAGATCGTCGCGGAAAACGACGACGCCTACCTCATCACGATGGACGAGGTGACCCCGGATCGACTCACGAACTTCGGTCTCGATGCGTACGTCAACACGGGCTGTCCGCGGATCACGACCGACGACGGCCCGCAGTTCAAAAAGCCGATGCTCACGCCCCAGGAGTACAAGATCGCCATCGGCGAGGAGGATCTCGAAGCGCTGGAATTCGACACCTTCCACGGTACGTGGTAGGCCCGTCCGGCCAACGAGCCTCACGACGGTAGCGTCGAGACGACGTCCTCGATCGCTTGCAGAATACCGATCCCGACGAGATAGAACGTCGTGGCCTTGGCGTAGAGCTCCGACGTCTGGCCGAACTCCGTCCGTGACTGCCCGACAGTGATCGCGGTGGCACCGGATTGGACGAATAGTTCCGGGAGCGGCGCGTCGTAGTTCGAACGCACCGACTCGTAGGTGTCGACCGCACCCGACTCGGCCTCGAGCATCCGATCTCTGTCGAACTCCTCCTGATCAGGGGTGACCGAGAGTTCCGTGCGCGCGTATTGACATCCGCGCCGCCAGAGCAACGCTCGACCCGTATCGACGAGTCGTTGCACGTCGTGGTCACGACGCCGCCCGTCCGTTCCGTACCTGAAGTCCGAATCGTAACAGTCGGCCCAGAGCGGTTGGGTCGCCTGCTGGTACACGTCGGTTCCGTAGTACCTCGCTTCGTCCGGTGTGATCGCCTCCTGAACGTCGTTCTCGGACGGCAATGCGTCGATCGAGTCGATGAACTCGCGCTGGGCGTCCTGGACGGAGTGCCTGACTGGCCTGGTCTGATCTCCCAGTTCGTCTCGGTACCGGTTGCGATAGTAGCGCGCGTTCGCGAGGGCCTGTTCGGCACGCAGCAAGCGCGAGTGGAACTGCGAGAGGTCCCCGGTCGTCGACTCAGAGGAGCCATCGAAGGGCGCGAGGAACGACACGTTGTCACTTTCCACCTCGACGAAGTAGAGGCACGCGAGGTCACGCGATGGATTCGAAACGGGATAGTCACCGAGTTCGTCCTGCAGACGGTCGGCTTCCGAACGGACAGCGAGAGATCGGTCCCGGGCGTCGTCACTGACTGTCCCGCCGAGGATCTCCTTCGCCTCGCCGATTCGGCTACCGGCGGTTGCCAACCCCGAGGTTGCGTCGCTGAGTCGCTCTCGCGGCACCGACTCGCGGCGAGCGTCTGCGAGCCAGCCACTCGCCGGCTCGTCGGCCCACCGCGGTGCTGATCCGGTCCGGCGTTCGACGCGGTCGGCGAGCCGCTCGGCTCGATCGGCGGTCGTTTCCAGACGCTCCAGCGTCGCGTCTGCGTGGGCCTGTGACACAGGGGGCTGCCAGACCTGCTCCGGAACCGAGCGTCCACCGTCGTCGGTCAGCCCGGACAGCCATCCGGAGTTTGCCAGACCCACTCCAGCCATCCCACTGAGCGCCAGCGCACCCCCACCGGCGAGCAGTCGCCGGCGTGAGAGATCAGGGACCATAGCTGAAAGTCACACCAATCTATGACAAAATTAACGAAATGAGGTTGCTGACGAATCGAGACGAGACTCCTCTCATTGGGAAGCGTGTCTATCGAA
The Halapricum salinum genome window above contains:
- a CDS encoding proteasome assembly chaperone family protein — encoded protein: MAHVSIHREDIELEDPVLVEGLPGLGLVGKIAVDHLVDAFEMAHYASCHCKGLPEVAVYDADGHGVEPPVRIHADERRNLLVLQSDIPISPSAAEEFASCVTGWFAEVDALPLFVTGTQRRDQETTDVFGIATGDAGSRLDDLGVKTPGERGVVSGPTGALVYQASMNDLDSLGFIVEASPQFPDPAAAKALLERAVEPVADIEVDTDALIERAQEISEAKEKLAKRMQEAGDERSQAQPVGMFQ
- a CDS encoding RsmB/NOP family class I SAM-dependent RNA methyltransferase, with the translated sequence MDDVLARYEPIVDDFEAFRAACERPLPSAIRVNTIKTTVERARRGLEEADLAAEPVEWHPGLFRLPEDQPGANWPYTHGWIHGQEEVSAVPAAVLEPQPGERVWDACAAPGSKTTQLAALMDDSGLVVATDNNLGRLSALRSNTERLGATCVAVTNEDARNHSLKPFGGMEYDRALVDVPCSCEGTIRKNPDTLEEWTLDHVEGISGVQKGILTRAIKATREGGTVVYSTCTFAPEENEAVLDHVLDSGECRLVEFDLSLESRPGVTEWQGREFDPAVAQAKRIYPHHNDTGGFFVAKLEVTA
- a CDS encoding DUF7122 family protein, with amino-acid sequence MSDDDDTRADNVSTRFDRLPEREADREVAGRPSREAVLDFWDDRFGVDPAVFEGYTFWERGNGKIWAFAGELETPVDIEALGMSFMRTRQEHWKPTTEAVQRFGNHASRNVIDLSRSEAEALLAGHSQEIEWGGDWGYLIASHEIAGASEPIGVGLYVHGELRSQIPKGRRREFGD
- the mvaD gene encoding phosphomevalonate decarboxylase MvaD — protein: MHATAKAHPIQGLVKYHGMRDPEFRNPYHDSISVCTASSHTKTTVEFDESLDGDTYVVDGEVVDGRGAERIEKVVDHVRERAGIDAPIRVESENSFPTNIGFGSSASGFAALATAATDAAGLDLTHPEISAIARRGSASAARAVTGGFSHLFSGYNDRDCRSERIETDLEDDLHIVAGMVPSYKETEAAHAEAEDSHMFDARMAHIHEQIDQMTDALREADFGRAFELAEHDSLSLAATTMTGPAGWVYWQPRTIEIFNTVRELREEGVDAYFSVDTGASVYVNTTEADVDRVIEAVSDCGVDTRHWTVGGPAQVLDEDEALF
- a CDS encoding NAD(P)/FAD-dependent oxidoreductase translates to MRVAVFGGGYAGLPLVRALERTLPEEDEIVLVDASSTHTVRHEVHRVIRRPSIAEDIAIPFEDLLDRADHRQQQVDEIDPEARTATFADGDTLEFDAGAICLGVETEFYDLPGVREHATPLRTIEHAEQIHEQFHETVPADGHVVVGGAGLSGIQVAGEIRALADNRGEGVTVTLLEQAATIAPSFPADIREALRDELDAQGIDVRTNATVERADDATIELAEDDGIEYDQFVWTGGIRSTRAVGTGRPQVPSTLRLTDRVFAFGDAARVVDVDGRGAPATAHTAVRQAPVAAENIRRLLEYDRTGDGGFEPRLKRYDYDQLGWLVSVGDGAVAKVGPQILRGKAAVAVKRSVGAGYLTSVGAVSKAVDLVREEFDLGTKSDDPDSEPEALDVSDEREE
- a CDS encoding chemotaxis protein CheW, which produces MSDDERMDRARRIRQMREGRRGGDPEEESTPEDGQSGAEDEAADPVETTATDQSTEVPVSDQSTVDTEQSAGRTEPEPPTGTTNGDGSQTGAVSAEATSSDAGTADGSEIEGPASTDEWFEDGDTETTGSASTKQVSTDGEDVETTQTAAAAASAAAAFEVDEDEQRANAATADTSGDAEEGEAEAEQEEEIRVLEFRLGEEHYCLDIEYVEEIVKEESVTRVPNTPEHVHGVVDLRGQITTILDPKIALDIEQTNDEQLIVVFDANTFEDQGHAGWIVDEVRQVLPITESEVKESPLDRKSIKGVIERDEEFVIWTTPQVALEQAEE
- a CDS encoding ParA family protein, which produces MSTDWTAPRVCVTNAKGGTGKTTIAINVAGALNERGHDVLFVDLDPQGNATEGLGLLDAYDKDPPTFFDVLTDHRKRHLVNDLVVEHEEMDVLPSNIDLLQAEHELTIADLIARVKSDPKSTIDPSELASLAINVRPEGVTGPHALTVLDDVLDAVEHDYDYVIIDSPPFYGKLTDTGIYAAQHVLIPALTEATSERAIELLIDQLAALEGQTGITVETMGVVANRVEKTNEDRVMLEWLNEVFDDFPVWEVRKRVALQRAFSAGNSVFAFGESVDMADVFLDIADSFEQRFETETRRADHEVTL
- a CDS encoding metal-dependent hydrolase — protein: MVSTVVHVALAGLIAVALLRDSFGVRSLAVVVGAVILVDFDVFVGWWIVGAHRAAFHTLLLPLILIGVLVYDTRFREQSSIGQRFGTDGVRTAWVAVAAITFAGIGPDLFMNGVNLFYPLHDQFYQLNGHIRISTKEGLIQTFVDLSPTESPDQSPATSPDSGQVAVGSTDDVGDRFQTGFDPSPSETGGESGSVERIFPIVDSGQQLLLVLTSVFVVSSRLLEERR
- a CDS encoding helix-turn-helix domain-containing protein, giving the protein MDVDADARRRLAERIAGEITLSEDAGATLRKWRTDFEISQTELADQLDISSSVVSDYESGRRANPGTGVIERLVTGLLDVDERRGGSRIRQHARVLTAGFDREVVHELREYPATIDLDRYYETIGATELVRGTQDTIAGHTIIDSIAAITRLSSEEFYRLYGQSANRALVFGGVTRGESPLVAMRVVNPTPNVVVLQGIDPDDVWEHAGDLARIDGFSLAVVDADLETTLERHHELP